From one Microbulbifer sp. A4B17 genomic stretch:
- a CDS encoding nuclear transport factor 2 family protein, producing MRSLFLALLFTITATPAAAGDREDLHKLLTHFLGKAATDSKAHQRFWAEELVYTSSAGKRFGKSEIMQGMQTPPKEPITMSYAAEEIDIRLLGDTAIVAFKLSANDSSKGEQSYYFNTGTFIKRDGEWRALAWQATRTPSTN from the coding sequence ATGCGCTCACTGTTTTTAGCCTTGCTTTTTACAATAACTGCAACTCCCGCAGCGGCTGGGGATCGAGAAGATTTACATAAACTGCTGACCCATTTTCTTGGCAAAGCTGCCACTGACTCCAAGGCCCACCAACGATTCTGGGCCGAGGAGCTCGTATACACCAGCTCCGCAGGGAAACGCTTTGGAAAAAGCGAAATTATGCAAGGAATGCAAACCCCTCCTAAAGAGCCCATAACAATGAGTTATGCCGCCGAGGAAATTGACATCAGACTACTGGGGGATACCGCTATTGTTGCATTTAAGTTATCTGCAAACGACAGTAGTAAAGGTGAGCAAAGTTACTACTTCAATACCGGTACATTTATAAAGCGGGATGGTGAGTGGCGTGCTCTAGCCTGGCAGGCTACCCGCACCCCCTCCACAAACTAA
- the hisD gene encoding histidinol dehydrogenase has translation MTNKVIRRLNTVDKDFDGQLKQLLAWEAVANQEVENIVAEVLQRVRSQGDKAVIEFTNRFDHRDLEAAKEFALPATELTAALERINTEERDALETAADRVRRYHEHQRQESWHYTEADGTVLGQQITPMQSVGIYVPGGKASYPSSVLMNAIPAKVAGVDAVNMVVPAPKGDLNDLVLAAAAIAGVDRVFTIGGAQAVAALAYGTESIPAVDKIVGPGNIFVASAKRAVFGHVAIDMIAGPSEILVICDGRTSPDWIAMDLLSQAEHDEQAQSILLCPDAEYLDQVESSLQRLLAELSRAEIASRSLADRGALIQVESVEQAIEISNRIAPEHLEVSVDNPEAYLSKIRNAGAIFLGRYTAEALGDYCAGPNHVLPTSGTARFSSPLGVYDFQKRSSVIHCSEKGADVLGRVARTLALGEGLEAHARSAGFRVKES, from the coding sequence ATGACGAACAAAGTAATTCGTCGGCTAAATACGGTCGATAAAGATTTCGATGGCCAATTGAAGCAGCTACTGGCCTGGGAAGCAGTGGCAAATCAAGAGGTCGAAAATATCGTTGCGGAAGTATTGCAGCGGGTTCGCTCTCAAGGTGATAAGGCTGTTATCGAGTTTACCAACCGCTTTGATCATCGAGATCTCGAAGCTGCAAAAGAGTTTGCCCTTCCGGCAACTGAGCTCACTGCAGCTCTGGAGCGTATTAATACCGAGGAGCGCGATGCCCTGGAGACGGCTGCTGATCGAGTTAGGCGCTACCATGAGCATCAGCGGCAGGAATCCTGGCACTATACGGAAGCTGATGGAACTGTATTGGGCCAGCAAATTACCCCCATGCAAAGTGTCGGTATCTATGTTCCCGGGGGTAAAGCAAGCTACCCTTCTTCCGTCCTTATGAACGCAATTCCAGCAAAGGTGGCTGGAGTGGATGCGGTTAATATGGTAGTGCCGGCGCCGAAAGGGGACCTGAACGACCTGGTATTGGCAGCGGCGGCAATTGCCGGAGTGGACCGGGTTTTTACGATAGGGGGTGCCCAGGCAGTAGCGGCGCTGGCTTATGGTACTGAGTCAATCCCTGCTGTAGATAAAATAGTGGGGCCGGGTAATATCTTTGTTGCCAGTGCCAAGCGGGCTGTTTTTGGTCATGTTGCTATCGATATGATCGCGGGCCCCTCTGAAATTCTGGTGATTTGCGATGGGCGAACCTCCCCAGATTGGATTGCAATGGACCTGCTTTCGCAGGCTGAGCACGATGAGCAGGCGCAGTCTATTTTGTTGTGCCCGGACGCCGAGTATTTAGATCAGGTTGAGAGCTCATTGCAGCGACTCCTGGCTGAGTTGTCCCGAGCTGAGATCGCTTCCCGCTCCCTTGCTGATCGCGGGGCCTTGATTCAGGTAGAGTCCGTAGAGCAGGCGATAGAGATCTCTAACCGTATTGCACCGGAGCACTTGGAAGTTTCGGTAGATAATCCGGAGGCTTACCTTTCAAAGATTCGCAATGCCGGAGCGATTTTCCTTGGACGCTATACAGCGGAGGCTTTGGGGGATTACTGTGCAGGCCCCAATCACGTCCTTCCCACAAGTGGCACTGCCCGATTTTCCTCCCCTTTGGGAGTCTACGACTTCCAGAAGCGTAGCTCGGTTATCCACTGTTCGGAAAAAGGTGCCGATGTTTTGGGGCGCGTAGCGCGTACCCTTGCTCTCGGTGAGGGGTTGGAAGCCCATGCCCGCTCTGCGGGTTTTCGGGTCAAGGAATCTTGA
- the hisG gene encoding ATP phosphoribosyltransferase, which yields MTAQITIALTKGRILQETLPLLKAAGLEPAEDLTKSRKLIFPTNCEGVHLLLLRGVDVPTYVQHGAADIGVAGKDTLLEHSSDGIYEPLDLGIARCRLMTAGVKGGQLPSGRIKVATKFVQSAKKHYASIGRQVDIIKLYGAMELAPLMNLADEIVDIVDSGNTLKANGLEARETIAQISSRLIVNKAAMKMKYARINSLIEKLAAAVAQTK from the coding sequence ATGACTGCACAAATTACAATCGCACTGACAAAAGGAAGGATTCTGCAGGAGACTCTGCCGCTTCTCAAAGCGGCGGGGTTGGAGCCTGCTGAGGATCTAACTAAGAGTCGCAAGTTGATATTTCCAACGAATTGCGAAGGGGTGCATCTTCTTCTGCTGCGGGGCGTGGATGTGCCCACTTATGTGCAGCATGGAGCTGCTGATATCGGTGTGGCGGGAAAAGACACGCTACTCGAGCACAGTTCCGATGGTATTTACGAACCCCTCGATCTCGGTATTGCTCGCTGTCGCCTGATGACCGCTGGTGTCAAAGGAGGGCAACTGCCCAGTGGCCGAATCAAGGTCGCTACCAAGTTTGTACAAAGTGCCAAAAAGCACTATGCCTCTATTGGTCGTCAGGTTGACATCATTAAGCTGTATGGGGCTATGGAGCTTGCTCCGCTAATGAATTTGGCCGACGAGATTGTAGATATTGTGGATAGTGGCAATACGCTAAAGGCCAATGGCCTTGAAGCTCGAGAGACTATCGCGCAAATCAGTAGTCGATTGATTGTCAACAAAGCAGCCATGAAAATGAAATATGCACGAATCAACAGTCTGATTGAGAAGCTGGCAGCGGCTGTGGCACAAACCAAGTAG
- the murA gene encoding UDP-N-acetylglucosamine 1-carboxyvinyltransferase, whose translation MDKLIIEGGSPISGTLRISGAKNSALPILAAALLADGPVQIDNLPHLNDITTMITLLRCMGCDVTIDEKLGVEIDPRSVNDLTAPYELVKTMRASILVLGPLLARHGVANVSFPGGCAIGSRPVDIHLKGLEAMGAEITIDGGFIRARSNGRLKGANIVMEKVTVGGTENLLMAAVLAEGTTTLHNAAREPEIVDLAEFLIAMGAQIEGVGTDTLRVHGVPKLTPCKFTVMPDRIETGTFLAAAAAARGKVRLLNTRADILDAVMVKFEEAGAHLSCGDDWIELDMKGNRPKAVSFRTAPYPAFPTDMQSQFTAMNAVAEGKGTVVETIFENRLIQVHELNRMGADITLEGNTAIVTGVEKLKGAPVMASDLRASASLVIAGMVAEGTTMVDRIYHIDRGYECIEEKLRQLGANIRRVPG comes from the coding sequence ATGGATAAGTTGATAATAGAGGGCGGCAGCCCAATCTCCGGAACTTTGCGCATCTCCGGCGCGAAGAACTCAGCCTTGCCAATATTGGCTGCTGCTTTATTGGCTGACGGGCCTGTGCAAATCGATAATTTGCCGCATCTCAACGATATTACCACCATGATTACCCTGCTCAGGTGTATGGGGTGTGATGTCACTATTGATGAAAAGCTGGGTGTTGAAATAGACCCCCGTTCAGTAAATGACTTGACTGCTCCCTATGAGCTGGTTAAGACCATGCGGGCCTCGATTCTTGTGCTTGGGCCCTTGCTGGCCAGGCATGGGGTGGCAAATGTTTCCTTCCCCGGAGGTTGTGCAATCGGCAGTCGACCGGTCGATATACACCTTAAGGGCCTCGAGGCTATGGGTGCGGAGATTACTATCGATGGTGGCTTTATCCGGGCTCGCTCCAATGGTCGCCTTAAGGGCGCCAATATCGTCATGGAGAAGGTGACGGTTGGTGGCACTGAGAACCTGCTGATGGCAGCGGTACTAGCAGAGGGAACTACGACTCTGCACAACGCTGCGCGGGAGCCTGAAATCGTCGATTTGGCAGAGTTCCTTATCGCGATGGGGGCTCAGATAGAAGGGGTTGGCACTGACACCCTGCGTGTTCACGGTGTTCCCAAGCTCACCCCCTGCAAGTTCACCGTTATGCCTGACCGTATTGAAACCGGCACTTTCCTGGCTGCAGCTGCTGCGGCGAGAGGTAAAGTTCGGTTGCTCAATACTCGCGCTGATATCCTCGATGCGGTGATGGTCAAGTTCGAAGAGGCCGGCGCCCACTTAAGTTGTGGCGACGACTGGATTGAGCTGGATATGAAAGGCAATCGCCCTAAAGCGGTGAGCTTTCGCACAGCGCCTTACCCTGCCTTCCCCACTGACATGCAGTCGCAGTTCACAGCAATGAATGCTGTGGCGGAAGGAAAGGGTACGGTAGTCGAGACAATCTTTGAGAACCGCCTGATCCAGGTGCATGAACTGAATCGAATGGGAGCGGATATCACACTGGAGGGCAACACGGCAATTGTTACCGGTGTTGAAAAACTCAAGGGTGCTCCTGTAATGGCTTCTGACTTGCGTGCATCAGCCAGCCTGGTTATTGCTGGCATGGTGGCGGAAGGTACCACTATGGTGGACCGTATTTACCATATCGATCGCGGCTACGAATGTATCGAAGAGAAGCTTCGACAGCTCGGCGCGAATATTCGGCGTGTTCCGGGCTAG
- a CDS encoding BolA family protein: protein MQPDEIKSLIEGQIPDSTVEVAFEGSHLMVTVVSSAFEGLSRLKKQQLVYAALGEKIADGTLHAVQMQTLTPEEASR, encoded by the coding sequence ATGCAACCAGACGAAATCAAGTCCCTGATCGAAGGGCAAATTCCCGATAGCACTGTTGAAGTGGCTTTCGAAGGTAGTCATCTGATGGTGACTGTGGTGAGCAGTGCCTTCGAAGGTCTGAGTCGCTTAAAAAAACAACAGCTTGTCTATGCCGCTCTTGGTGAAAAAATCGCCGATGGCACCTTGCATGCCGTGCAAATGCAGACTCTGACTCCAGAAGAAGCCAGTCGTTAA
- a CDS encoding phospholipid-binding protein MlaC: MNASFWIGRNGLSRWIRFALCVVFASAAVPAANAAQNPYVMIKGVSDELLGVIRSNAQYANSDPQRYYSAVEGVLTPVVDFDFIARGVMGRYAKQATAEQRSRFTNAFRRDLVATFARGVANFGDLDVKVVNPGTTPQGNRVNVLQEVRSKEGITKVSYTLVRNRAGQWKLINVILNGVNLGKTFRSQFSQSMQTYGDIDKVISNWSAADDAANKVS, from the coding sequence GTGAACGCATCATTTTGGATTGGCCGGAACGGTTTGTCGCGGTGGATTAGGTTTGCGCTTTGTGTTGTTTTTGCGTCTGCAGCGGTGCCTGCAGCCAATGCAGCCCAAAATCCATATGTAATGATTAAAGGGGTTTCCGATGAGTTGCTGGGTGTAATTCGCTCCAACGCTCAGTATGCAAATTCAGATCCGCAAAGATATTACAGTGCTGTTGAGGGGGTGCTGACCCCAGTTGTTGATTTCGACTTTATCGCTCGGGGTGTTATGGGGCGCTATGCCAAGCAGGCGACCGCGGAGCAGCGCTCACGCTTTACGAATGCTTTCCGCCGTGACCTGGTAGCAACATTTGCCCGCGGTGTGGCAAATTTTGGCGACCTTGATGTAAAAGTGGTTAACCCTGGTACTACCCCGCAGGGCAATCGCGTCAATGTGCTGCAGGAAGTTCGCAGTAAAGAGGGGATCACAAAAGTTTCGTATACCTTGGTGCGCAATCGAGCGGGCCAGTGGAAGTTGATCAATGTAATTCTAAACGGAGTTAACCTGGGTAAAACTTTCCGCAGCCAGTTCTCGCAGTCAATGCAGACTTATGGAGATATCGATAAGGTGATTTCCAATTGGTCGGCGGCAGACGATGCAGCGAATAAAGTGAGTTGA
- a CDS encoding KpsF/GutQ family sugar-phosphate isomerase, which produces MTQDLILEAGRRTVRMETEAVAALENRINGEFQRACEMIMQCRGRTIVTGMGKSGHIGRKIAATLASTGTPSFFVHPGEASHGDLGMITRDDVVIAISNSGSSAEVLTLLPLLKRLGIPLISMAGKTDSPLAQAAEVNLDISVATEACPLNLAPTSSTTVTLVMGDALAVALLEARGFTAEDFAFSHPGGALGRRLLLKVEDVMHAGDELPQVTPDTLLSKALLEMTSKGFGMTTIVNADDELLGVFTDGDLRRVIDQKIELDKATMEEVMSRRPKTVSADTLAAESLRIMEDYKITALVVEDKAHHPVGVLHMHDILRAGVI; this is translated from the coding sequence ATGACACAGGATCTAATTTTGGAAGCTGGGCGCCGCACCGTCCGCATGGAAACTGAAGCGGTTGCAGCACTGGAAAACAGAATTAACGGCGAATTCCAGCGAGCCTGTGAAATGATTATGCAATGTCGCGGTCGCACAATTGTTACCGGTATGGGGAAATCTGGACATATCGGCCGCAAGATTGCTGCAACACTTGCCAGCACTGGCACACCAAGCTTCTTTGTTCATCCCGGTGAGGCAAGCCACGGTGATCTCGGCATGATCACCCGAGACGATGTTGTTATTGCTATTTCCAATTCTGGTTCCTCTGCCGAAGTCCTCACCTTACTTCCTCTGCTAAAGCGCCTGGGCATCCCGTTGATTAGCATGGCCGGAAAAACCGACTCCCCACTTGCACAAGCAGCGGAAGTCAATTTGGATATTTCTGTAGCCACAGAGGCCTGTCCTCTCAATCTGGCCCCCACTTCATCAACCACGGTTACTCTCGTGATGGGAGACGCCCTTGCAGTAGCACTACTTGAGGCCCGCGGCTTTACCGCCGAAGATTTCGCTTTCTCCCATCCAGGAGGTGCACTCGGCCGAAGGCTTCTATTGAAAGTAGAAGATGTGATGCATGCAGGGGATGAACTTCCGCAGGTAACCCCAGATACCCTACTATCAAAAGCCCTATTGGAAATGACTAGTAAAGGCTTCGGTATGACAACCATTGTGAATGCCGATGACGAACTGCTCGGGGTATTTACCGACGGGGACTTGCGCAGGGTAATCGATCAAAAAATTGAACTCGACAAGGCTACTATGGAAGAAGTAATGAGCCGCCGCCCCAAAACGGTCTCCGCTGACACGCTCGCTGCAGAGTCCTTGCGAATTATGGAAGACTATAAAATCACTGCACTCGTGGTGGAAGATAAGGCGCACCATCCAGTAGGTGTACTCCATATGCACGATATTCTGCGCGCCGGTGTTATCTGA
- a CDS encoding KdsC family phosphatase translates to MPEQQINDSLKNIRWLVLDVDGVLTDGKLYFDNSGNELKTFHTLDGHGIKMLQNSGVRVAIITGRRSNVVERRAHDLGINKLIQGREDKFTALQELLSEESCRLEDIAYVGDDYPDLLVMTKIGCPIAPPNAAPPVRERALWITGARGGEGAVREVCDRIMIAQGTFDAALAPYIGEK, encoded by the coding sequence ATACCCGAACAGCAAATAAATGATTCTTTGAAAAATATCCGTTGGCTTGTCCTGGATGTAGACGGTGTACTGACAGACGGCAAGCTTTATTTTGACAACAGCGGCAACGAACTCAAAACGTTCCACACTCTGGATGGACACGGCATTAAAATGCTGCAGAATTCCGGAGTTCGCGTAGCAATTATTACCGGCCGGCGCAGTAACGTCGTAGAGCGCCGCGCACACGACCTGGGTATCAATAAATTGATCCAAGGACGGGAAGACAAGTTTACCGCCCTACAGGAACTGCTCTCTGAGGAGTCGTGCCGTCTGGAAGATATCGCCTATGTGGGTGATGATTACCCCGATCTATTGGTGATGACCAAAATCGGATGCCCTATTGCGCCACCCAACGCTGCCCCGCCTGTGCGGGAGCGGGCCCTGTGGATTACCGGCGCCCGCGGTGGTGAGGGGGCCGTGCGCGAAGTGTGTGATCGCATAATGATTGCCCAGGGGACTTTTGACGCCGCGCTCGCCCCCTATATTGGAGAAAAGTAA
- the lptC gene encoding LPS export ABC transporter periplasmic protein LptC, whose amino-acid sequence MRSWLPLVLVILLISAGLWFSESPPEQFLGKRPTPQQQNRAADLIIKGAETRHFDQTGNLAYRVDAEQITYFQFKRRDRANLKEPRMLFYTDDQPKWAARSKRGIAFNRGKRIVLNGDVQVDELPTPDGIQLKTQRLTIFPDREFAETDKVVTISSGPNRTEGTGMRAYLKENRMEILSDVKSSYDTQ is encoded by the coding sequence ATGCGCTCCTGGCTGCCTCTCGTACTGGTCATTCTGCTCATCAGTGCAGGGCTCTGGTTTTCCGAGAGCCCGCCAGAACAGTTCCTTGGCAAAAGACCCACTCCACAGCAGCAAAATCGCGCTGCCGACCTTATTATCAAAGGGGCTGAGACTCGCCATTTTGACCAAACAGGCAACCTAGCTTATCGCGTCGATGCGGAACAAATTACCTATTTTCAATTTAAACGCCGAGATCGCGCCAACCTGAAAGAACCGCGCATGCTCTTCTATACGGACGACCAACCCAAGTGGGCAGCCCGCTCTAAGCGCGGTATTGCCTTCAATCGGGGGAAACGCATAGTGCTCAATGGTGATGTTCAAGTTGATGAACTCCCAACCCCGGATGGCATCCAATTAAAAACGCAACGGCTTACGATCTTCCCTGACAGGGAATTCGCCGAAACCGACAAAGTTGTTACTATTAGCTCTGGCCCCAACCGGACTGAAGGGACGGGCATGCGCGCTTACCTGAAAGAAAACCGGATGGAAATTCTATCCGACGTGAAGAGCAGCTATGACACCCAATAA
- the lptA gene encoding lipopolysaccharide transport periplasmic protein LptA encodes MTPNNRHLPILKAFAAITLAAFTAVAQALPDDRTQKISVGSDSMSADRANNLVVYTDNVVITQGSLQIRADRVEVYFTASDEISRVVAVGRPAHFQQRILDSQEPVKAHAERIEYVISSEELQLNGQAYIDRDGNTLTAEKIDYDLATEQMSARSQPGQGRVEMIWKPESTETSEPAGTDANQ; translated from the coding sequence ATGACACCCAATAACCGCCACCTCCCAATCTTGAAGGCCTTCGCTGCAATTACGCTGGCAGCTTTTACTGCTGTAGCGCAGGCATTGCCCGATGACCGGACCCAGAAAATCTCTGTGGGCTCTGACTCCATGTCGGCCGACCGAGCCAACAACCTGGTGGTTTATACCGACAATGTAGTCATCACCCAGGGATCTTTGCAAATCAGGGCGGACAGAGTAGAAGTTTACTTTACCGCAAGTGATGAAATAAGCAGGGTTGTCGCCGTGGGCCGCCCGGCACACTTCCAGCAACGGATCCTGGACAGCCAGGAGCCGGTAAAAGCTCATGCTGAGCGCATAGAGTACGTCATCAGCTCTGAAGAACTACAGCTCAACGGCCAGGCTTATATCGACCGCGATGGCAACACCCTGACTGCCGAGAAAATTGACTACGATCTCGCAACCGAGCAAATGAGCGCTCGCAGCCAGCCGGGCCAAGGCAGAGTTGAGATGATCTGGAAACCTGAAAGCACCGAGACCAGCGAACCCGCCGGCACCGACGCCAATCAGTAA
- the lptB gene encoding LPS export ABC transporter ATP-binding protein yields the protein MPTLQALHLAKQYKKRKVVQDVSVSVSSGQVVGLLGPNGAGKTTCFYMIAGLVQADAGQVLIDNEDITRLSMHGRARKGIGYLPQEASVFRRLSVRDNILAILETRKGLSRAEREKQAQELLEEFNITHIENSLGMALSGGERRRVEIARALATDPSFVLLDEPFAGVDPISVNDIKQIIRHLRDRDIGVLITDHNVRETLDICETAYIVSEGHIIASGTPNDVLANQQVREVYLGHEFTI from the coding sequence ATGCCAACGCTACAAGCGTTACACCTCGCCAAACAATACAAGAAAAGAAAAGTTGTTCAAGATGTCTCCGTCAGTGTCTCCAGTGGACAGGTCGTTGGCTTGCTGGGACCCAACGGAGCCGGTAAAACAACCTGTTTCTATATGATCGCAGGGCTGGTGCAAGCCGACGCCGGGCAAGTCCTGATCGACAACGAAGATATCACCCGCCTCTCAATGCACGGCCGCGCCCGTAAAGGAATCGGTTACTTACCCCAGGAGGCCTCTGTATTTCGGCGCCTGTCAGTACGCGACAACATTCTCGCAATCCTTGAAACCCGCAAGGGACTCAGCCGGGCCGAGCGCGAAAAACAGGCCCAGGAGCTGCTCGAGGAATTCAATATAACCCACATTGAAAACAGCCTCGGAATGGCCCTCTCCGGGGGGGAGCGACGCAGGGTAGAGATTGCCAGAGCCCTGGCTACAGACCCCAGTTTTGTCTTGCTCGATGAACCCTTTGCCGGTGTCGACCCTATTTCTGTGAACGATATCAAGCAAATCATTCGCCACTTGCGCGACAGGGATATCGGTGTCTTGATCACAGACCACAACGTGAGAGAAACCCTGGATATCTGTGAAACTGCCTATATTGTCAGCGAAGGCCACATTATCGCCTCTGGAACACCAAATGACGTACTGGCCAATCAACAGGTACGCGAAGTCTATTTGGGACACGAATTTACCATTTGA